In a single window of the Olivibacter sp. SDN3 genome:
- a CDS encoding CusA/CzcA family heavy metal efflux RND transporter: MLNRIIFFSIKNKLVIGVFTLALMIWGLWSATKLPIDALPDITNNQVQIITTSPSLAAQEVERLVTFPIELAVATVPELVEIRSISRFGLSVITVVFEEGADIYWARQQVSERLQEAERQIPPDIGEPSLGPISTGLGEIYQYIIHPKPGAENKYSSADLRTMQDWIVARQLYGTPGVAEINGFGGILKQYEVAVRPDRLQSYNITISDIMNALQNNNENTGGAYIDKKPSAFYIRSLGLATSLEDVGNIVVRKDSQGTPILIKDVATPRFGGAVRYGALTYNGEREAVGGVVMMLKGSNSSEVVRAVKQKMETIQQSLPEDVVMEAYLDRTDLIGRAINTVKSNLIEGALIVIFVLVLFLGNLRAGLIVASAIPLSMLFALSMMRLFGVSANLMSLGAIDFGLIVDGAVIVVEATMHHLGLRRSVLRLSQEEMDREVYESAAKIRTSAAFGEIIILMVYIPILTLSGIEGKMFRPMAQTVSFAILGALILSMTYIPMMCVLFLSKKPSLKKTFSDHMMEKIQQVYMPLLKRALRVRYWVLGAILVIFLSSAYVFSKMGAEFIPQLKEGDFAFQCVLPQGASLSQSIETSMKAAQMIRGFDEVKMVVGKTGSAEVPTDPMPPEASDMMVILKDQDEWTSGRSYEQLAADMEEALEALAGVYIEVNQPIQMRFNELMTGIRQDVAVKIFGEDLDLLETYAKQVAKIVGGVDGASGVLAEPTSGLPQITVTYDYDRIAQYGVTIKDLNAALSTAFAGASAGLIYENERRFDLVVRLDSVAKQNINDVRNLYVPITGGGQVALSQVAAIEFKEGPAQISRDDAKRRIVVGFNVVGRDVQSVVDDITSRLESELELPDGYFYTFGGQFENLQEARSRLLVAVPVALASIFALLFFTFGSVKDALLIFTAIPMSAIGGVLALELRGMPFSISAGVGFIALFGVAVLNGIVLISTFNQLKKSGHESLLRRILEGAQTRLRPVLMTATVASLGFLPMAISTGAGAEVQKPLATVVIGGLISATFLTLFVLPILYLIFNRFKALGTSYAMKKATVLLFMVLAGAGTSQVFGQTTGDTLGNLDAAIAIALKNNPGLKEADANILSQKVLERTAFDPVNLNLSADQSPLEGASPDNNIGIAQIFNLPGVYRANKRLLKTQTGLASRQLDLTKNELIRDVRVAYANLQYAMAVLRHWERRDSLLNEFLKIADLRYKTGETAKTELLAASNRYRQLQLMKQQAKATAEAADQELRRLLNTQEPPKVAPRPRFKLPLLQVPDSSDLQGNPLLAFARQQITVAEASVKKERTGFLPDVTLGYQHQLILQNWNPESINKAYGQHTRMAGVSLGFAFPIFNLSAQKARVKAAVLQRTAADYSYEKISNDLKAALSQQFSYYRQLSEAVGFYESEGISEADELIASTQLGYRKGEMDYVAYTQNVEQGFDTRLQYLETLKRLNQAIAEINYYIGN, from the coding sequence ATGTTAAATCGTATTATATTTTTCAGTATAAAAAATAAGTTGGTAATTGGTGTGTTTACCCTTGCCCTTATGATATGGGGCCTCTGGTCGGCAACTAAGCTGCCCATTGATGCCCTGCCTGATATTACCAATAATCAGGTACAGATTATTACCACCTCGCCAAGTTTGGCCGCACAGGAGGTGGAGCGTTTAGTTACTTTTCCTATTGAGCTTGCGGTAGCAACGGTACCTGAGCTTGTCGAAATTCGAAGTATCAGCAGATTCGGTCTTTCGGTCATCACCGTGGTCTTTGAAGAAGGTGCCGATATTTATTGGGCACGGCAGCAGGTTTCCGAGCGACTACAAGAGGCTGAACGTCAGATCCCGCCGGACATAGGCGAGCCGTCGCTGGGGCCCATCAGTACCGGGCTCGGTGAAATCTATCAGTATATTATTCATCCAAAACCCGGAGCTGAAAACAAATATTCCTCTGCCGATCTGCGCACCATGCAGGACTGGATCGTTGCACGCCAGCTCTATGGTACACCCGGTGTGGCGGAGATCAATGGTTTTGGCGGGATACTAAAGCAATATGAGGTTGCCGTACGGCCCGATCGCCTGCAGTCGTACAATATCACCATTAGCGATATCATGAATGCGCTGCAGAATAATAATGAAAATACCGGTGGCGCGTATATCGATAAGAAGCCCAGCGCCTTCTATATCCGTTCTTTGGGGCTGGCAACGAGCCTGGAAGATGTGGGCAATATTGTCGTCCGGAAAGATAGTCAGGGTACGCCGATCCTGATCAAAGATGTGGCGACTCCACGATTTGGAGGTGCTGTACGTTACGGAGCCCTTACGTACAATGGGGAGCGCGAAGCTGTTGGTGGAGTGGTAATGATGCTCAAAGGCTCCAACAGTTCTGAAGTAGTTCGTGCAGTCAAGCAAAAGATGGAGACGATTCAGCAGTCGCTTCCAGAGGATGTTGTCATGGAGGCTTACCTAGATCGCACGGATCTCATTGGACGGGCGATCAATACCGTAAAAAGCAATTTGATTGAAGGTGCCCTGATAGTGATTTTCGTGCTCGTCTTGTTTTTAGGTAATCTGAGAGCAGGGTTGATTGTTGCTTCGGCCATTCCGCTCTCTATGCTTTTTGCCCTGTCGATGATGCGGCTTTTCGGCGTGAGCGCCAACCTGATGAGTTTGGGTGCCATAGATTTTGGTCTGATCGTAGATGGAGCGGTCATTGTAGTGGAAGCGACGATGCACCACCTCGGGCTTCGGCGCTCAGTGCTGCGCTTAAGCCAGGAGGAAATGGATCGAGAGGTTTACGAATCTGCTGCTAAGATCCGCACCAGCGCAGCCTTTGGGGAAATCATCATCCTGATGGTTTATATTCCGATCTTGACGCTCAGCGGAATTGAAGGGAAAATGTTCCGCCCGATGGCACAAACGGTGAGCTTCGCCATTCTTGGCGCATTAATTCTTTCCATGACCTATATCCCGATGATGTGCGTCTTGTTTTTGTCCAAAAAGCCAAGCTTGAAAAAGACTTTCTCGGATCACATGATGGAGAAGATTCAGCAGGTCTATATGCCCTTGCTCAAGCGTGCCCTTCGCGTGCGCTATTGGGTGCTGGGCGCAATACTGGTAATCTTTCTGTCCAGCGCTTATGTTTTCTCCAAAATGGGTGCTGAATTTATTCCGCAACTTAAAGAAGGTGATTTTGCCTTCCAGTGCGTTCTTCCGCAAGGGGCTTCGCTTTCACAGAGCATTGAAACTTCGATGAAAGCGGCCCAGATGATCAGGGGTTTTGACGAAGTCAAAATGGTTGTTGGCAAAACAGGTTCAGCAGAGGTGCCAACCGATCCGATGCCGCCGGAAGCTTCCGACATGATGGTCATCCTGAAAGATCAGGACGAATGGACCAGTGGAAGAAGTTATGAGCAATTGGCAGCGGATATGGAGGAAGCGTTGGAAGCATTAGCGGGAGTCTACATCGAAGTCAATCAACCCATACAGATGCGTTTCAATGAGCTGATGACCGGAATACGCCAGGATGTTGCGGTAAAGATTTTTGGCGAGGACCTGGATCTCTTAGAGACTTACGCGAAGCAGGTGGCCAAAATCGTGGGCGGAGTTGACGGCGCGTCGGGTGTTCTTGCTGAGCCTACTTCGGGATTGCCGCAGATTACGGTTACCTATGACTATGATCGGATTGCACAGTATGGTGTAACCATCAAGGATTTAAATGCAGCGTTAAGCACGGCCTTCGCCGGTGCCTCCGCCGGGTTGATCTATGAAAATGAACGACGCTTTGACCTCGTCGTGCGACTCGACAGTGTGGCCAAGCAGAACATAAACGATGTTCGGAATCTATATGTTCCCATAACTGGTGGAGGTCAGGTAGCACTTTCACAAGTGGCGGCGATCGAGTTTAAAGAGGGGCCGGCACAGATCAGTCGGGACGACGCCAAAAGGCGTATCGTGGTTGGGTTTAATGTAGTTGGTCGGGATGTACAGAGCGTGGTGGATGATATCACCAGTCGCTTGGAAAGTGAGTTGGAATTGCCCGATGGCTATTTTTATACCTTCGGCGGTCAGTTCGAAAATCTGCAGGAAGCCCGGTCAAGACTCTTGGTAGCCGTGCCGGTTGCGCTGGCATCCATCTTTGCGCTGCTATTCTTTACGTTCGGCTCCGTGAAAGACGCGCTGCTCATATTTACGGCGATTCCAATGTCGGCAATAGGCGGGGTGCTGGCCCTAGAACTCAGAGGCATGCCTTTTAGCATATCGGCCGGTGTTGGTTTCATAGCGCTTTTCGGTGTGGCTGTTCTGAATGGGATTGTACTGATCAGTACGTTCAATCAGTTAAAGAAATCCGGCCATGAAAGTCTGCTCCGACGCATTTTGGAAGGTGCACAGACGCGTTTGCGCCCTGTACTGATGACCGCGACGGTGGCCTCCCTCGGGTTTCTTCCCATGGCCATTTCTACAGGGGCAGGAGCTGAGGTGCAGAAACCATTGGCCACCGTGGTAATTGGTGGTTTGATATCGGCTACCTTTCTAACTTTATTTGTTTTACCTATTCTTTACCTGATATTTAACCGTTTCAAGGCGCTTGGCACTTCGTATGCCATGAAGAAGGCTACAGTGCTGCTGTTTATGGTGCTTGCTGGTGCAGGTACTTCTCAGGTCTTTGGTCAGACTACAGGCGATACCCTGGGCAATCTAGATGCGGCAATTGCAATCGCGTTGAAAAATAATCCAGGCCTGAAAGAGGCTGATGCGAATATCCTCAGCCAGAAGGTATTGGAGCGCACGGCATTTGATCCGGTCAACCTGAACCTTTCGGCGGATCAGTCGCCGCTTGAGGGAGCAAGTCCGGATAATAATATAGGTATTGCACAGATCTTTAATTTACCTGGTGTTTACCGAGCAAACAAGCGTTTGTTGAAAACACAGACCGGGTTGGCCAGCCGTCAGCTCGATTTGACCAAAAACGAACTGATACGTGATGTGAGGGTGGCCTATGCAAATCTGCAGTATGCCATGGCGGTGCTGAGGCATTGGGAGAGACGGGATAGCCTGTTAAATGAGTTTTTAAAAATTGCTGATCTGCGGTACAAAACCGGAGAGACGGCAAAAACCGAATTATTGGCGGCTTCTAACCGCTACCGGCAGCTGCAGCTGATGAAACAGCAGGCAAAAGCAACAGCGGAAGCGGCTGACCAGGAGTTAAGAAGGTTACTGAATACACAGGAACCTCCGAAAGTTGCACCACGGCCCCGTTTCAAACTTCCACTGCTTCAAGTTCCCGATTCATCGGATCTTCAGGGAAATCCGCTCCTGGCATTTGCCCGCCAGCAGATAACGGTTGCTGAAGCTTCCGTGAAGAAGGAAAGAACGGGTTTTTTGCCCGATGTGACCTTGGGTTATCAGCATCAACTGATCCTTCAAAACTGGAACCCGGAAAGTATTAACAAAGCATATGGGCAGCATACCCGGATGGCAGGTGTTTCTCTTGGGTTCGCTTTTCCGATTTTCAACTTATCCGCACAAAAAGCGAGGGTGAAAGCCGCGGTTTTACAGCGTACCGCCGCCGACTATTCCTATGAGAAAATTTCTAATGACCTAAAGGCGGCACTCAGTCAGCAGTTCAGCTATTATCGGCAACTTTCTGAAGCCGTTGGTTTTTACGAATCTGAAGGAATTTCTGAGGCGGATGAACTTATTGCGTCTACGCAGTTAGGTTATAGAAAGGGCGAAATGGATTATGTGGCCTACACGCAAAATGTTGAACAGGGATTCGATACACGCTTGCAATATTTGGAAACACTTAAACGCCTCAATCAGGCGATAGCAGAAATCAACTACTATATTGGAAATTAA
- a CDS encoding AI-2E family transporter — MLNIQRASYQLLFIILGFLILYFGKPFLFPVAFAGVLATLMIGLTNKMEGRGIKRSLSSLIAVLIIVVAIAAILALLAWRLRDFSEGITGMKDSLLNVFENLKKWIDNTLGISADQQEDLVKQTEKSTGDTADMLMAFVSGTTDVLVKTLLVLVYTFLFLLYRSRIKNFILKLVADSDKLKTEKIITRSVHVSKHYLSGLAVMIAILWVLYGIGFSIVGIQNALFFAILCGLLEIVPFIGNLTGTSVTVLAVVTQGGGTEMIIGVILVYGLVQFIQTYILEPLVVGDQVNINPLFTILALVLGELIWGIGGMVLALPLLGMVKIICDHIPTLKPFGYLIGTDRKKRKNIFKSN, encoded by the coding sequence ATGTTAAACATCCAACGCGCTAGCTATCAGTTATTATTTATCATACTGGGTTTCCTGATACTGTATTTTGGAAAGCCTTTTCTCTTCCCCGTGGCCTTCGCTGGGGTATTGGCAACGTTAATGATCGGGTTGACCAATAAAATGGAAGGGAGGGGAATAAAGCGGTCTTTATCATCCCTTATCGCTGTGCTGATCATTGTCGTTGCAATTGCTGCAATTCTAGCGCTGTTGGCCTGGCGCCTTCGCGATTTTTCAGAAGGTATTACGGGTATGAAAGATAGCTTGCTAAATGTATTTGAAAATCTGAAAAAATGGATCGATAATACCTTGGGCATATCTGCCGATCAGCAAGAGGATTTAGTTAAACAGACGGAAAAATCTACAGGCGACACGGCCGATATGCTGATGGCCTTCGTGAGTGGTACAACGGATGTATTGGTAAAAACACTGTTGGTGTTGGTGTATACCTTTCTCTTCCTATTGTACCGTTCACGCATCAAAAATTTCATACTCAAGCTGGTAGCAGATAGCGATAAGCTGAAAACAGAGAAAATCATCACGAGATCTGTTCATGTGTCTAAACATTACCTGAGCGGATTGGCTGTTATGATTGCTATACTTTGGGTATTGTATGGCATAGGTTTTAGTATCGTTGGCATTCAGAATGCCTTGTTTTTTGCCATTTTATGCGGCCTACTGGAGATCGTTCCGTTTATAGGGAACTTAACAGGTACTTCGGTTACCGTACTGGCGGTTGTGACGCAGGGCGGAGGAACCGAAATGATCATTGGGGTAATATTGGTTTATGGCCTTGTGCAATTTATACAGACCTACATTTTGGAACCCTTGGTAGTGGGCGACCAAGTGAATATTAACCCCTTGTTCACGATCTTGGCGCTGGTATTGGGGGAATTGATTTGGGGAATTGGAGGAATGGTTTTAGCACTGCCCTTATTGGGTATGGTAAAGATCATATGTGACCATATTCCCACCTTAAAACCTTTTGGCTATTTGATAGGCACCGACCGGAAAAAGAGGAAGAATATATTCAAATCAAACTAA
- a CDS encoding efflux RND transporter periplasmic adaptor subunit, translating into MIYSLFFLLAVACQTKPSTKGGAEATERRAEEKEEGGALEIFQSQLEALGAELGTVELKHLSEGIQAVGFIRVHNQHKAAVTSLFGGRIQHILVAPGDIVKKGQVLASVVNPQLIVMQEEYLTLVNALALTKLERSRQEELVEGNAGALKNFQQVETQLKQQQVRIASLERQLALAGINVDQLTPEKIKDRISITAPASGTVSQLQTELGANADAGAVLANIVDNDQVDLDLYIYEKDLSRVKVGQEVEFSLSNDADRKGKAVVDRVGSSFEGENKAVAVHARITGDRKGYIDGMGVTALLGTETSLVAAVPNAAIVDKDGNSYVFALLDTATLEQGGKREVRYLLERKQVKKGTSAMGFTQVTSIDPLQEKSRVVISGAIFLQGKLDGGNAHGH; encoded by the coding sequence ATGATATACAGCCTGTTTTTTCTTTTGGCTGTAGCTTGTCAAACCAAACCATCCACCAAAGGTGGGGCTGAGGCCACAGAAAGACGTGCAGAAGAAAAGGAGGAGGGAGGAGCATTGGAGATATTTCAGAGCCAATTGGAGGCCTTGGGAGCTGAACTCGGTACTGTCGAGCTTAAGCATTTATCGGAAGGCATCCAAGCTGTTGGATTTATCCGTGTTCATAATCAGCATAAGGCGGCGGTGACTTCCCTGTTCGGTGGGAGGATACAGCATATTTTAGTTGCGCCGGGAGATATCGTGAAGAAAGGTCAGGTTTTGGCCAGCGTGGTGAATCCGCAGCTCATTGTTATGCAAGAAGAGTACCTAACGCTTGTGAATGCGCTGGCTCTGACAAAGCTGGAACGCAGCCGTCAGGAAGAACTGGTGGAGGGAAATGCAGGCGCTTTGAAAAATTTTCAGCAAGTGGAGACGCAGCTGAAGCAGCAGCAAGTTAGGATTGCCTCGTTGGAGCGGCAACTGGCGCTGGCAGGTATAAACGTAGACCAGTTGACACCCGAGAAAATAAAGGACAGGATTTCCATTACCGCACCTGCCTCCGGAACGGTATCCCAGCTCCAAACGGAACTCGGAGCGAATGCAGATGCTGGAGCGGTTCTCGCTAATATTGTGGATAATGATCAGGTAGACCTGGATCTCTATATATATGAAAAGGATCTCAGCAGGGTAAAAGTTGGCCAGGAAGTTGAGTTTTCCCTTTCCAATGATGCGGACCGCAAGGGAAAAGCAGTTGTAGACCGGGTGGGAAGCTCCTTTGAGGGCGAAAACAAAGCGGTTGCCGTACATGCCCGCATCACGGGTGACCGTAAAGGATATATTGATGGGATGGGGGTTACCGCACTGCTCGGGACTGAGACTAGCCTGGTCGCCGCCGTACCGAATGCCGCAATCGTAGATAAGGATGGTAACAGCTACGTTTTTGCGCTGCTGGATACGGCTACGCTCGAGCAGGGGGGGAAGCGGGAGGTGCGGTATCTTTTAGAACGGAAACAAGTTAAAAAAGGGACTAGTGCAATGGGGTTTACGCAGGTTACGTCCATCGATCCGTTGCAGGAAAAAAGCCGGGTGGTTATTTCAGGGGCAATCTTTTTGCAAGGGAAGTTGGACGGCGGAAATGCGCATGGCCATTAA